GGTATGGAAAGCCGAATGAAATACATACCTGCGCTGATGCCACTCGCGCTCCAGGTAGATTCATGTGCTCCTGCAGGCCACCTTCCGCTTGCGATAATGCCGATTCTCTTTCCGGTAATGTCGTATATTGCCAAATCGAGAACCGCTTCACTTGGAAGATAGAATCGGACTGAAATCCGGGAATTGAAAGGATTCGGGAATAGCGATCCAAACCCGAAATCGCTGGGCAGGGCCGGGCTTGTCGGCCGATTCCCCTCTGATTCGAGAAGGTCGTCAAGTGCAGCGAATCCTTCTTGTAACTGATAAACACCAACATCGCGATCAATGGCAGAGTTCAGTTCATCGGCATCGCCGAGCGCGATCCGGGCAGTTACAATTAGTTTCTCATTCTCGATGCTATCCGACAGACACTCCATTCGTTCCCTCCTCGCCTCCAATGCCGACAGGCATTCCCGGTAGCGATCCTCGCTGTGAAGCGTCATTATCGCTTCGCTTTCGGCCGTGAAAATGAGGGCAGGGTCATCGCAGCCGGCGGCGAACTCGGCATAGTAAGCCCTTAGGTCTTCATAGCCCTGCCCCACATATTCAAAGCAGCCATGGAGATAACGAAGCGCAGTATGGCGCCGTCCCCTCATCGATTCGTCCTCGGCAACCGCCTTGATGTAGGGAATTGCTTCACCATATTCCCTTCGATTCATCAATCTCAGCGCGGTCCGAAGATTCTGAACGTTAGCATTATAGTTTTGTGACCAATCACTGTAGTCGATGAGAGCGGGATTGCTGAAGAGTTCATCCTCAATGGACTCGGGGTCATTGGTGCCCCACCAGTTGCCGATAGCAGACCAACCGCCCGCCGTGTAGGAAACGAACTCCACCGCCCACACACTCTCATCGGGCGGTACTATGTTGTTCAAGCCGTCGTCAGCAAGCGGGTCGGAGGTTCCACGCAGTTGAATTTGAGCGGCTGCATTCTGCATAAAGTCAACATTTCCCAAGGATTCGTCCTCCGAGGTCATTACCGGCGAGGAGTTTTCGCAGCGCATTCCAAACTGGCCATTGTTGACGATTCTAGTCTCAAACTCCTCGTCATGAAGTCCAATCCATGGATTCGAATTGTAGAGCCGCAACCCACTGGATGTCGTTTGGGTTCCATCATTATTTCGAGAGATCAAGCCTCGGACTTCAACCTGGTCTTGAGGAGTGTTAGTGGACATCAGCACATTCTCGTAGGTGCAGCCGACAACCTCCACATTCGTCAAAATGACCTTTGAGTCGTAGATGTAGATTCCGGTTCCGCACTCATCTACATAAACGTCAGTCAGTTTGATTGGGTCGCCATCGTCGGAACTTCTGATATCGATACCGGCGAAATTTGAGTAGGTGAGTTCCACCCAAAGGTCTTCCAGAATACTCCCGGCATTGTTATCATTGCCATAGAAGCGAATTCCCTTCCACCCTGCACCGCCCACGCCGTCGTGCGAAAAGAGGATGGTTCCGTTGCTCATACCCCCAACCTCTGGGTTTGTAACAATGGTGCCATTCACCTTGAAACAATACTGACCTTTGGCGATGAAGGAGGAGTTCCCCTCTATCATTAGTTCCGTTCCTGCATCCACGTGAGCAACTGTGAAGTCGCTGAACATATAGTAAACCGCCCATGGCATTACGCCGGTGCCGCTCGAGCCCAACTTCACATAGGATTCGAGCGTCGCGGTCCCGGCTTCGTTGCGGTTGCTGTTTCCGTGGGGCCCGCCGAAGATGCCGCAATCGACGTCCGATGACCCGACATCGAGCCAGTTGGCGTCGTGATTGACGTTCATAAAGGCGTTGATGCCCTCGCCCGTCGGGTTCGACCCTTCCCACAAGAAGTGGAAGTCAAATGGTGAGGCTTCGCTTACAAGCCGCACTACCACCCCGTCAGCACCGTCAGCAATGCAGCCGGAAGTATCACAATTGATCCCACCGTCGTTCTGAAAGGCGTTGAACTCATAGATCGCGGGTGGATCATCGGTCGCGGTGGTGACATCGATCCCGGTGCCGCCATTGTCGCCGAAGATGTTGTAACTCAACTCGAGCATATAAGTCGGATTCTCGGGATCGAAGGTCTGCGGCCAGATATTGTTCCCTTCGCCATCCTGATATGAGTCCGGATCCCAGCCCTCGACACGCAGGCCGTCCCGGTCGTTCGACCAGAGGTTGCAGTTGCGGATGCGAACCTTCAGATTCTCATCTTGCTGCATGCCTTGATAGTCAAGGTCAGCGATGCGGATGCCATCGGTCGCGTTGTCGTAGATGGCGCAGTTGTAAAGGTTGTAGTAAGATCCGCCGGTGTGAGTTGAATTATCGAAGAGAATTCCGGTCCCGGCATTTCTGAATATCTCGTTGATTGATTCTCCGCGTATGGCACCTCTTAGCAGCAAGGCTGGCGCCGTGATGTTCTCATAGCGGTTGCCGCTCATTGTGTAGTATTGACCTTCCCGGCCGAGTTCAGCGCCCGATCCACCCATCGCACTGAA
The nucleotide sequence above comes from Calditrichota bacterium. Encoded proteins:
- a CDS encoding T9SS type A sorting domain-containing protein; this translates as MTDGDASVTLTNCTVRLSDNDGLYIAGDDVALEMDACTISSHYGTGLNTSSDPGSTQITFEVTNCQFSAMGGSGAELGREGQYYTMSGNRYENITAPALLLRGAIRGESINEIFRNAGTGILFDNSTHTGGSYYNLYNCAIYDNATDGIRIADLDYQGMQQDENLKVRIRNCNLWSNDRDGLRVEGWDPDSYQDGEGNNIWPQTFDPENPTYMLELSYNIFGDNGGTGIDVTTATDDPPAIYEFNAFQNDGGINCDTSGCIADGADGVVVRLVSEASPFDFHFLWEGSNPTGEGINAFMNVNHDANWLDVGSSDVDCGIFGGPHGNSNRNEAGTATLESYVKLGSSGTGVMPWAVYYMFSDFTVAHVDAGTELMIEGNSSFIAKGQYCFKVNGTIVTNPEVGGMSNGTILFSHDGVGGAGWKGIRFYGNDNNAGSILEDLWVELTYSNFAGIDIRSSDDGDPIKLTDVYVDECGTGIYIYDSKVILTNVEVVGCTYENVLMSTNTPQDQVEVRGLISRNNDGTQTTSSGLRLYNSNPWIGLHDEEFETRIVNNGQFGMRCENSSPVMTSEDESLGNVDFMQNAAAQIQLRGTSDPLADDGLNNIVPPDESVWAVEFVSYTAGGWSAIGNWWGTNDPESIEDELFSNPALIDYSDWSQNYNANVQNLRTALRLMNRREYGEAIPYIKAVAEDESMRGRRHTALRYLHGCFEYVGQGYEDLRAYYAEFAAGCDDPALIFTAESEAIMTLHSEDRYRECLSALEARRERMECLSDSIENEKLIVTARIALGDADELNSAIDRDVGVYQLQEGFAALDDLLESEGNRPTSPALPSDFGFGSLFPNPFNSRISVRFYLPSEAVLDLAIYDITGKRIGIIASGRWPAGAHESTWSASGISAGMYFIRLSIPEVGSRTSRLVLIK